The following are encoded in a window of Sphaerisporangium siamense genomic DNA:
- a CDS encoding (2Fe-2S)-binding protein has protein sequence MRVNLTVNGRREAVDGVWEGESLLYVLRERVGLPGAKNACEQGECGSCTVYLDGLPVCACLVAAGQAEGREVRTIEGLAAGGGLDPVQRAFLDRGAVQCGFCTPGLIVQAHDLLARVPDPTDGEIREALAGNLCRCTGYEKIIEAVRLAAARRAGSA, from the coding sequence ATGCGCGTGAACCTCACCGTCAACGGCAGGCGCGAGGCGGTGGACGGCGTCTGGGAGGGCGAGAGCCTGCTGTACGTGCTGCGCGAGCGCGTCGGCCTGCCCGGCGCCAAGAACGCCTGCGAGCAGGGGGAGTGCGGCTCGTGCACCGTCTACCTCGACGGGCTGCCCGTGTGCGCCTGCCTGGTCGCGGCCGGGCAGGCCGAGGGCCGCGAGGTGCGCACGATCGAGGGCCTGGCCGCCGGCGGCGGCCTGGACCCGGTGCAGCGGGCCTTCCTCGACCGCGGGGCCGTCCAGTGCGGCTTCTGCACCCCCGGGCTGATCGTCCAGGCCCACGACCTGCTGGCCCGCGTCCCCGACCCCACCGACGGGGAGATCCGCGAGGCCCTGGCCGGCAACCTGTGCCGCTGCACCGGCTACGAGAAGATCATCGAGGCCGTGCGCCTGGCCGCCGCGCGCAGGGCGGGCTCCGCGTGA
- a CDS encoding FAD binding domain-containing protein, with protein MDFLRPATWEEALAAKARRPDAVPLLGGTDVMVEINLDARRPAALLDLTAVPGLAAWERAVDGRLRVGAGVTYARLIAELGDLLPGLAQAARTVGSPQIRNRGTVAGNLGAASPAGDSHPPLLAGDAVVEAESAARGTRMIPAGDFYLGVKRSALAPDELIRAFWAAPASGPQYFSKVGTRNAMVIAVCSFAIALHPAERRVGTGVGSAAPTPRRAPEAERFLAGELDWTGAAPLDARVAARFGALAARAAAPIDDVRGTADYRRHAIAVMARRTLTWAYDDYRKKAAECA; from the coding sequence ATGGACTTCCTGCGGCCCGCCACCTGGGAGGAGGCCCTCGCCGCCAAGGCCCGGCGGCCGGACGCCGTGCCCCTGCTGGGCGGCACCGACGTGATGGTGGAGATCAACCTCGACGCGCGCAGACCGGCCGCGCTGCTCGACCTGACCGCGGTGCCGGGCCTCGCGGCCTGGGAGCGCGCGGTGGACGGGCGGCTGCGCGTCGGCGCCGGCGTGACCTACGCGCGCCTCATCGCCGAGCTCGGCGACCTCCTGCCCGGCCTGGCCCAGGCGGCGCGGACGGTCGGCTCGCCGCAGATCCGCAACCGGGGCACCGTCGCCGGAAACCTCGGCGCCGCCTCCCCGGCCGGGGACTCCCACCCGCCGCTGCTGGCCGGGGACGCCGTCGTGGAGGCCGAGTCCGCGGCGCGCGGCACCCGCATGATCCCGGCCGGCGACTTCTACCTCGGCGTCAAGCGCAGCGCCCTCGCCCCCGACGAGCTGATCCGCGCGTTCTGGGCGGCCCCGGCGAGCGGGCCGCAGTACTTCTCCAAGGTCGGCACCCGCAACGCCATGGTCATCGCGGTGTGCTCGTTCGCCATCGCCCTGCACCCGGCCGAGCGCCGCGTCGGCACCGGCGTCGGCTCGGCCGCCCCCACCCCGCGCCGCGCCCCGGAGGCCGAGCGGTTCCTCGCCGGGGAACTGGACTGGACGGGCGCCGCCCCGCTCGACGCCCGCGTCGCCGCCAGGTTCGGCGCGCTGGCGGCCCGGGCCGCCGCGCCGATCGACGACGTGCGCGGCACCGCGGACTACCGCCGCCACGCGATCGCGGTCATGGCCCGCCGCACGCTCACCTGGGCCTACGACGACTACCGGAAGAAGGCGGCGGAATGCGCGTGA